Proteins encoded in a region of the Methanobrevibacter boviskoreani JH1 genome:
- a CDS encoding V-type ATP synthase subunit I domain-containing protein: MLLIAQNHLQLIVEVALILIASMIFIINLVPLSLSVVTFLSLFLSGAFMLLFAADLFMLFLSFGQNEFTHPFGPIALACVITALASMKVMEESGVNVKGLKKLVYGIIVGITLFGGMMHRSFLILWIVGLFIGYTIISKSFRQKSVFTLKRILLVIGVVIVAFGSLQLLSMVLNMPIFSPLLRIARIETYSGSSLQTVLSSTELIGHNTNASYWSNSTATGFAEGYISLPMQFILFFGLPFPMFFGTLVNQKDTIDYMLSGIFGYAFDFGYLGLIGLIAFVLIVTILGLKILTIYREKREKSNKKYLGREVLLIGCLSAFISQALVGCFIFNRSINGLALLAFLVLAALVLGHTVTVKRH, translated from the coding sequence ATGTTATTAATTGCGCAAAATCATTTACAACTTATTGTTGAGGTAGCATTGATTTTAATTGCTTCAATGATATTTATTATTAATTTAGTTCCTTTATCACTTAGTGTAGTTACATTTTTATCTTTATTCTTATCTGGAGCATTCATGTTACTTTTTGCTGCAGATTTATTTATGCTGTTTCTATCATTTGGGCAGAATGAGTTTACTCACCCATTTGGTCCAATTGCTCTTGCATGTGTAATTACAGCATTAGCATCGATGAAGGTAATGGAAGAGTCGGGCGTAAATGTTAAAGGTCTTAAAAAGTTAGTCTATGGAATAATTGTTGGAATAACCCTATTTGGAGGAATGATGCACAGATCTTTCCTTATACTTTGGATTGTAGGTTTATTTATAGGTTATACTATTATATCAAAATCTTTCAGACAAAAATCAGTATTTACCTTAAAAAGAATTCTATTGGTTATAGGTGTTGTCATTGTTGCATTTGGATCACTTCAATTATTATCCATGGTTTTAAACATGCCTATTTTCTCACCTTTACTAAGGATTGCAAGGATTGAAACTTATTCTGGTAGTAGTTTACAAACTGTACTCAGTAGTACAGAATTAATAGGACATAATACTAATGCCTCATATTGGAGTAATTCAACTGCAACAGGATTTGCAGAGGGTTATATATCTTTACCAATGCAATTTATCCTCTTCTTTGGTTTACCATTCCCAATGTTCTTTGGAACACTTGTAAATCAGAAAGATACTATCGATTACATGTTAAGTGGTATTTTTGGATATGCATTTGATTTCGGATATTTAGGTTTAATTGGCCTTATAGCATTTGTATTAATAGTTACAATTTTAGGACTTAAAATATTAACAATCTATAGAGAAAAAAGGGAGAAAAGTAATAAGAAATATTTGGGAAGAGAAGTACTTTTAATTGGTTGTCTTTCCGCATTTATCTCTCAAGCTTTAGTTGGTTGTTTCATATTTAACAGGTCTATTAATGGATTAGCATTGCTGGCATTTTTAGTATTGGCGGCATTGGTTTTAGGACATACTGTAACTGTTAAAAGACATTAA
- a CDS encoding DUF1890 domain-containing protein produces MKALLLLGCPEVPSQTPMAIYAISQLSDMGYEVTVSSNPAAAKLLKVSDPKNCYPHKNVNIDRFLEDAGEKDFDLVLGFVHKDSAATYFITYCSVMNYKKAIALVFQRDASLVEDYTQMVSENTDAEVVSCIAYHNPNPIKVNLNKALKNLKQDN; encoded by the coding sequence ATGAAAGCATTATTATTATTAGGTTGTCCTGAGGTTCCTTCACAAACACCTATGGCAATCTATGCAATTAGTCAGTTAAGTGATATGGGATATGAAGTAACTGTTTCTTCAAATCCTGCAGCTGCAAAACTTTTAAAGGTATCTGATCCTAAAAACTGTTATCCTCACAAGAATGTAAACATTGATAGGTTTTTAGAGGATGCAGGCGAGAAAGACTTTGATTTAGTATTAGGTTTTGTACATAAGGACTCTGCTGCAACTTACTTTATTACATATTGTTCTGTCATGAATTATAAAAAAGCAATTGCTCTTGTATTCCAAAGAGATGCATCTTTAGTGGAAGATTACACTCAGATGGTATCAGAGAATACCGATGCGGAAGTTGTATCATGTATAGCATATCATAATCCAAATCCTATTAAGGTTAACTTAAATAAAGCATTAAAAAATTTAAAACAAGATAATTAA
- a CDS encoding DUF1894 domain-containing protein has protein sequence MSFCLDTYLQQSEDYKILLSQSGFKDCAKAVEDNSKEIVHINPGDKVLGIRIIGVPPIPVGINPDKKTVCITYTKPCNGTSAIELPVSDEEINDILMKNIDYKH, from the coding sequence ATGTCATTCTGTTTAGATACATATCTTCAACAATCTGAAGATTATAAAATATTACTTTCACAATCTGGATTTAAAGATTGTGCTAAAGCTGTAGAAGATAACTCAAAAGAAATTGTCCATATAAATCCTGGAGATAAAGTTTTAGGTATTAGAATTATTGGAGTTCCACCAATACCAGTTGGAATTAATCCAGATAAAAAAACAGTTTGTATAACATATACAAAACCATGTAATGGAACTTCAGCTATTGAACTTCCTGTTTCAGATGAGGAAATTAACGATATTTTAATGAAGAATATTGATTACAAACATTAA
- a CDS encoding methionine synthase, with protein sequence MLTTVVGSFPHKLYSPSTFSEKIKNILGQYDPYKKTIRDIVFDELKAGVDIVADGGVREMNMINYFSRYMPGMKIDGKTTVIKSKILPPHTDITINDINTACDAIWEYKRLHNIPDEEFKNKAVKGVVTGPSTMVYSSMIESFYKNKNDAVLDYAKAFNKELLAIEKKTPAVYIQIDEPILSTGIADLDVAKEAIDMMTEGVKIPIAVHSCGSVKDTYKYLAKFNVDMLDFEFAGNHDNFVTIKHNKSKFKDKIIGFGCVDSAIDQVDDKYRTRELMHKAVDVFGEDNLIFDPDCGLGKLSHDNAFRKLELMCNLNNEFDN encoded by the coding sequence ATGCTAACTACTGTTGTTGGAAGCTTTCCACATAAATTATACAGTCCATCAACATTTTCTGAGAAGATAAAAAATATTCTTGGCCAATATGATCCTTATAAAAAAACTATTAGGGATATAGTATTTGATGAACTTAAAGCAGGGGTGGATATTGTTGCAGATGGTGGTGTAAGAGAGATGAATATGATTAACTATTTCTCTAGATATATGCCTGGAATGAAGATTGACGGTAAGACAACTGTAATTAAATCTAAAATCTTGCCTCCTCATACAGATATTACAATCAATGATATTAACACAGCCTGCGATGCGATTTGGGAGTATAAGAGATTACATAACATTCCTGATGAAGAGTTTAAAAATAAGGCTGTTAAAGGAGTTGTAACTGGTCCGTCAACAATGGTTTACTCATCAATGATTGAGTCATTCTATAAGAATAAAAATGATGCAGTTTTAGATTATGCTAAGGCTTTTAATAAAGAGTTACTTGCTATTGAAAAGAAAACCCCTGCAGTTTATATCCAGATTGATGAACCAATCTTGTCCACAGGTATTGCGGATTTGGATGTTGCCAAAGAGGCCATTGATATGATGACAGAGGGAGTTAAAATTCCAATTGCAGTTCATTCCTGTGGTAGTGTTAAGGACACATATAAATATTTGGCGAAGTTTAACGTTGATATGCTTGATTTTGAGTTTGCAGGAAATCATGATAATTTTGTTACAATAAAACATAATAAGTCTAAATTTAAGGATAAAATCATTGGTTTTGGCTGTGTAGACTCTGCAATAGATCAGGTTGATGATAAATATAGAACCCGTGAATTAATGCACAAGGCTGTAGATGTTTTCGGGGAAGATAATTTAATCTTTGATCCTGATTGTGGACTTGGTAAATTGTCCCATGATAATGCATTTAGGAAACTAGAGCTTATGTGTAATTTAAATAATGAGTTTGACAATTAA